The following proteins are co-located in the Dyadobacter chenwenxiniae genome:
- a CDS encoding LysR family transcriptional regulator substrate-binding protein gives MEEVCRKAGFHRESNMAQYVPSFELLKSMVRSGKGIAFIPASLDLKQESNLISMPIVNPDGTPFKEIVIKHVLVHKSEQPSPLVQALSGLLKSQIR, from the coding sequence CTGGAAGAAGTTTGTCGTAAAGCGGGTTTTCACCGAGAAAGCAACATGGCGCAGTATGTGCCATCGTTTGAACTACTAAAAAGCATGGTTAGGTCTGGAAAAGGGATTGCCTTTATACCGGCATCTCTTGATTTGAAGCAGGAAAGCAATCTCATTTCCATGCCTATTGTAAATCCCGATGGAACACCATTTAAAGAGATTGTGATTAAGCATGTTCTTGTTCACAAATCAGAACAGCCTTCACCGCTGGTACAAGCTCTGAGTGGCCTTTTGAAATCCCAGATTCGCTAG
- a CDS encoding DUF1348 family protein gives MLAEQAWNSRDPEVVCMAYTLNTEWRNRSEFISGREEVKVFLVNKWEKELDCKLKKELWAFTDNPYSSSL, from the coding sequence ATGCTTGCAGAGCAAGCATGGAATAGCCGCGATCCTGAAGTAGTATGCATGGCTTATACCCTTAATACAGAATGGCGCAATCGGTCGGAATTTATCTCGGGCCGTGAAGAAGTCAAAGTATTTTTAGTAAACAAATGGGAGAAAGAACTTGACTGCAAGCTTAAAAAAGAACTTTGGGCATTTACAGACAACCCGTATAGCAGTTCGCTTTGA
- a CDS encoding DJ-1/PfpI family protein, with protein sequence MTALDAFGPMDILDRVKAWDVQNVACLPGPIDVGNKLFVEPSLILTVKTKLDVLLIPGGRGQIEFYKSEDNLRIVEAVCKKAGFVLTVCTGSLILAFCGLLFDKKVTTNRNAYQALEKFGAIVVDERIVEDSNIISCGGVTAGIDLGFYFVNKIARPHEARRIQLLVEYNPSPLYRHTSLETDVALNHELTNDSKNMISVRDAQIEAHLQKFK encoded by the coding sequence GTGACTGCCTTAGATGCGTTCGGTCCAATGGATATTTTAGACCGAGTTAAAGCATGGGATGTTCAAAATGTTGCCTGTTTGCCAGGCCCGATCGATGTTGGAAACAAGCTCTTCGTCGAGCCTTCTCTGATATTGACGGTGAAGACGAAATTGGATGTCCTTCTTATTCCGGGAGGTCGTGGGCAGATAGAATTTTATAAAAGTGAAGATAACCTTCGAATCGTCGAGGCAGTCTGTAAAAAAGCCGGTTTTGTTCTCACAGTATGTACAGGTTCGCTAATTCTAGCGTTCTGTGGACTTCTCTTTGATAAGAAAGTGACAACTAACAGGAACGCGTACCAGGCCCTTGAAAAGTTTGGTGCCATTGTAGTTGACGAGCGTATTGTCGAAGACAGTAATATTATCTCCTGCGGCGGGGTAACAGCAGGAATCGATCTAGGCTTTTACTTCGTCAATAAAATTGCCCGGCCTCATGAGGCTAGAAGAATTCAATTGCTTGTCGAGTACAATCCATCGCCACTCTACAGACATACAAGTCTCGAAACGGATGTAGCGCTCAACCATGAACTTACTAACGATTCAAAGAATATGATATCTGTGCGAGATGCTCAGATCGAAGCTCATCTTCAAAAATTTAAATAG
- a CDS encoding alpha/beta fold hydrolase, with amino-acid sequence MKNLKIALTIILTGLLGRTEIMAQSNTVKTSPALEVGVVHHRKVNVNGLGVFYRESGPAGAPTILLLHGYPTSSHMFRDLIPMLNKKYHVIAPDIPGFGNTDLPDRTTYTYTFENLAKTMQGFIDELGLKRFAIYVFDYGAPTGFRLALANPKKITGIISQNGNAYVEGLSTGWNPIQKYWENDTQENRDALRSFYSKEGTEFQYFTGVTDSSLVAPEAYILDQHFLDRPESAEIQLDLLKDYKTNVDLYPSFQKYFRANKPKLLAVWGNKDPFFLPAGAEAYKKDIPDATVKFYDTGHFALETHVQEIGNEILKFLSTLPK; translated from the coding sequence ATGAAAAATCTAAAAATAGCCTTAACGATAATCCTGACTGGCTTATTAGGGAGAACAGAAATTATGGCACAATCAAACACAGTTAAAACAAGTCCTGCTTTAGAAGTTGGAGTTGTACATCACCGCAAAGTAAATGTAAACGGACTTGGCGTATTTTATAGAGAGTCAGGCCCGGCAGGAGCACCCACAATATTATTATTGCATGGTTATCCAACATCATCCCATATGTTCCGGGATCTGATACCAATGCTGAACAAAAAATATCACGTTATAGCCCCTGATATTCCTGGATTTGGAAATACTGATTTGCCAGATCGTACAACTTATACCTATACTTTTGAAAATCTGGCCAAAACAATGCAGGGTTTTATAGATGAATTAGGTTTAAAAAGGTTTGCAATTTATGTATTCGATTATGGTGCACCAACCGGATTTCGTCTGGCACTTGCAAATCCAAAGAAAATTACGGGGATTATTTCACAGAATGGCAATGCCTATGTAGAAGGACTGAGTACGGGGTGGAATCCAATCCAGAAATATTGGGAAAATGACACCCAGGAAAATAGAGATGCGCTAAGGTCTTTTTATAGCAAGGAGGGAACAGAATTCCAGTATTTTACTGGTGTTACCGATTCATCGCTTGTAGCCCCCGAAGCTTACATTTTGGATCAGCATTTTCTGGATAGGCCAGAATCTGCAGAAATTCAGCTTGACCTGTTGAAAGACTATAAAACAAATGTTGATCTGTATCCATCGTTTCAAAAGTATTTTAGAGCCAATAAACCCAAATTGCTTGCTGTATGGGGAAATAAAGATCCATTTTTTCTTCCAGCCGGAGCTGAGGCCTATAAAAAAGATATTCCTGACGCAACAGTAAAATTTTATGATACTGGCCACTTTGCGTTAGAAACCCATGTACAGGAGATAGGAAATGAAATACTGAAGTTTCTCTCCACCCTTCCAAAATAA